Proteins co-encoded in one Microbacterium hydrocarbonoxydans genomic window:
- a CDS encoding cupin domain-containing protein, which yields MSELGPGAGVDAAALSLDHAPLPVEDVLIGRPTTAVQALATLGEVEVGIWEMTPGTASDTEADEVFVVLAGRARIEFVEPALPAIEVGPGSVVRLAAGQRTAWTVTETLRKVYIA from the coding sequence GTGAGCGAGCTCGGGCCGGGAGCGGGAGTGGATGCTGCGGCGCTCTCGCTCGACCACGCGCCGCTGCCCGTGGAGGACGTGCTGATCGGTCGCCCGACGACGGCGGTGCAGGCGCTGGCGACGCTCGGCGAGGTGGAGGTCGGCATCTGGGAGATGACGCCCGGCACGGCATCCGACACCGAGGCCGACGAGGTCTTCGTGGTGCTGGCGGGTCGGGCGCGGATCGAGTTCGTCGAGCCCGCCCTGCCGGCGATCGAGGTCGGTCCAGGATCTGTCGTGCGGTTGGCCGCCGGTCAGCGCACCGCGTGGACGGTGACCGAGACACTGCGCAAGGTCTACATCGCCTGA